CGTCGAATCGCTCGATCTCTCCGGCTACGACCTCGTCCTCAGCGTCAGCCACTGCGCCGCAAAGGGCGCCGTCCCTCCGACCGCTGCGGTCTCAGTATGTATTTGCCTCACCCCGATGAGATACGCCTGGGACCAGTTCGATTCCTACTTCCCGCCTCGAACAGTCAGACGAGCATTAGTAACGCCGTTCATCAACAGGCTCCGCAAATGGGACAGAGAGACATCAGATAGGGTCCAGCATTTTGTCGCAATCTCCGAGTTCGTCGCCGGACGAATAAAACGCTATTATGGGCGGGAATCAGTCGTTATCTACCCGCCTGTCGATCTCTCGAGGTTCACAATCGCCCCCGACTCTCCCGAGGACTACTACCTCATTGTCTCCGCTTTCGCACCATACAAACGCCTTGACATCGCCATTGAAGCGTTCAAGGGCCTCGACCGAAAGCTCAAGATAATCGGCGAAGGCCAACACGAGAGACAGCTCAGAAAAATGGCGCCTCGTAACGTGGAGTTTCTGGGGGCGCTCCCAGACGAGGAGGTCGCCTGGCGCCTGTCCCGGTGCAGGGCACTGCTTTTCTCCGGCGTCGAGGATTTCGGTATCGTGCCTGTTGAGGCGCTCGCGTCAGGGCGACCGGTGATCGCTTTTGCCGCTGGCGGGGTTTTGGAGACGGTTGAGGACGGCAAGACCGGCGTCC
This genomic interval from bacterium contains the following:
- a CDS encoding glycosyltransferase, with product MKTAIVHDWLTGTRGGERILEALCEMFPTATIFSLLHVPGTVSKTIEEHPIRTSFVQHLPFVRKHYRLYLPLFPSAVESLDLSGYDLVLSVSHCAAKGAVPPTAAVSVCICLTPMRYAWDQFDSYFPPRTVRRALVTPFINRLRKWDRETSDRVQHFVAISEFVAGRIKRYYGRESVVIYPPVDLSRFTIAPDSPEDYYLIVSAFAPYKRLDIAIEAFKGLDRKLKIIGEGQHERQLRKMAPRNVEFLGALPDEEVAWRLSRCRALLFSGVEDFGIVPVEALASGRPVIAFAAGGVLETVEDGKTGVLFPEQTPASLIEAIHRSESLRLEPEKLREAAQKFDAAVFKQRIGKLISERMAAADRSREL